A genomic stretch from Telmatocola sphagniphila includes:
- a CDS encoding glycosyltransferase family 4 protein: MTTTLARRSPRTRTPGTFQDQLQLSTKPRIAYLVNQYPMVSHTFIRREIAELEKRGYQIERVSLRSTLGSIVDPADKLEAEKTYSCLAESKLKLLGSVLTSCALHPLRTRRALWEAVRYARKNPKNLGKHLAYLVEAVRLVDVLKSKKIDHVHVHFGTNAATVAVLMKRLADVKFSMTVHGSAELDSPLTINLPAKVAEAEFTAAISHYTKAQLMRFCDPVYWKKIHIVPCTVDQSFLADPQPIPEGSRNLVCVGRLSPEKGQLLLLEAFAEAIGDGTPGKLVLVGDGPVRSELEKRIVALDLQNRVVLAGWQNESQIRQHVRASRALVLPSFYEGLPVVLMEAMAMARPVLATPVGGIPELVKDGENGWLIPAGDAHEWAKGIRNLLKLEADECDRLGKNGRLAVQAKHAPEVAGDRIEKLFEQLLSERA, from the coding sequence ATGACGACTACCCTCGCACGACGGAGTCCCAGAACGCGAACTCCGGGAACTTTTCAGGATCAGCTTCAGCTGAGCACGAAGCCCCGCATCGCCTATCTGGTCAATCAGTACCCGATGGTCAGCCATACTTTCATTCGACGCGAAATCGCCGAGTTGGAAAAGCGCGGCTATCAGATCGAGCGTGTCTCGCTTCGTTCCACCCTCGGTTCCATCGTCGATCCTGCCGATAAACTGGAAGCCGAGAAGACTTACAGCTGTCTCGCCGAATCTAAACTCAAACTGCTCGGTAGTGTGTTGACTTCCTGTGCGCTACACCCCTTGCGGACCCGACGTGCCCTGTGGGAAGCGGTTCGCTACGCCCGCAAGAACCCCAAAAATCTCGGTAAACATCTCGCCTATCTGGTAGAGGCCGTGCGACTGGTCGACGTTCTGAAAAGCAAAAAAATCGATCACGTTCACGTGCACTTCGGTACCAACGCCGCCACAGTTGCGGTGCTGATGAAACGGCTGGCGGATGTGAAATTCAGCATGACCGTGCACGGCTCCGCCGAGCTCGATTCGCCGCTGACGATCAATCTCCCGGCCAAGGTGGCGGAAGCTGAATTCACCGCTGCCATCAGCCACTACACCAAGGCGCAGCTGATGCGCTTCTGCGATCCGGTGTACTGGAAAAAGATTCACATCGTGCCTTGCACGGTCGATCAGTCTTTCCTCGCCGATCCGCAGCCGATTCCCGAGGGTTCCCGAAATCTCGTCTGCGTCGGCCGCCTGAGCCCCGAAAAAGGTCAGTTGTTGTTGCTCGAGGCTTTTGCAGAAGCCATTGGTGATGGCACACCCGGGAAACTGGTTCTGGTCGGCGACGGCCCGGTACGGTCGGAATTGGAAAAAAGAATTGTCGCTCTCGACCTGCAAAATCGGGTGGTTCTGGCCGGTTGGCAAAACGAATCTCAAATTCGCCAGCACGTCCGGGCTTCTCGCGCACTAGTATTGCCTAGCTTCTACGAAGGATTGCCGGTGGTACTGATGGAAGCGATGGCGATGGCCCGCCCCGTGCTGGCCACTCCGGTGGGGGGCATACCCGAACTGGTTAAGGACGGGGAAAATGGCTGGCTCATCCCGGCCGGAGATGCTCATGAATGGGCCAAAGGAATTCGCAATCTTCTGAAGCTCGAGGCCGACGAGTGCGACCGATTGGGCAAAAATGGACGACTGGCGGTGCAGGCCAAGCATGCCCCGGAAGTCGCGGGCGACCGAATCGAGAAGCTATTCGAACAACTTTTAAGTGAACGGGCTTAG
- a CDS encoding glycosyltransferase family 2 protein gives MLSVIVVNFNTREYLRKCLTSLRAHEPGAQLIVVDNASRDGSAEMVAQDFPDVALFAEKKNLGFAAGNNVGLKAATGDYVVLFNSDAELRDAALTQCVAAMEADPSIGAVHPALEGPDGLPQIAEHNFPSLGSMFRDALRLKNKRPGSLENRWLAGTALVIRKKALDSIGGKLDDSYFMYWEDADLSAKLKKAGWKLELVPGATVKHHGGASGGGADTARRADLHAWFCYGKHRWFRSNRPRWEAAAVWMMDLVDVPRKTLRGLAKHSARYSEWAQAKVTAQVLFGSLTGAKPPLPRGA, from the coding sequence ATGCTCTCAGTCATAGTCGTCAACTTCAACACTCGCGAGTACCTTCGCAAATGTCTGACTTCGCTACGTGCTCATGAGCCGGGCGCTCAGCTGATCGTGGTCGACAACGCCAGTCGGGATGGTTCGGCGGAAATGGTGGCTCAGGATTTTCCTGATGTTGCTCTCTTCGCGGAAAAGAAAAACCTAGGCTTTGCTGCGGGCAACAATGTCGGCTTGAAAGCGGCCACAGGCGACTACGTGGTCCTGTTCAATTCCGATGCGGAACTTCGCGACGCCGCTCTGACCCAATGTGTCGCGGCCATGGAAGCCGACCCCAGTATCGGCGCGGTGCACCCGGCTCTCGAAGGGCCGGATGGTCTGCCGCAGATTGCCGAACATAATTTTCCCAGCCTGGGATCGATGTTTCGCGATGCCCTGCGACTGAAGAACAAGCGACCGGGCAGTCTGGAAAATCGCTGGCTGGCCGGCACCGCTCTGGTAATTCGCAAGAAAGCGCTGGATTCGATCGGCGGGAAGCTGGACGACAGCTACTTCATGTACTGGGAAGATGCCGATCTCTCCGCCAAGTTGAAAAAAGCCGGCTGGAAACTGGAATTAGTTCCCGGCGCCACCGTGAAACATCACGGCGGAGCCAGTGGCGGCGGAGCCGATACCGCTCGAAGGGCCGATCTGCACGCCTGGTTTTGCTATGGAAAACATCGCTGGTTTCGGTCCAACCGGCCCCGCTGGGAAGCGGCCGCGGTTTGGATGATGGACCTGGTGGATGTTCCCCGCAAGACTCTTCGGGGATTAGCCAAACATTCGGCCCGATACTCCGAATGGGCTCAGGCTAAAGTTACTGCTCAAGTTCTGTTCGGCTCGCTCACCGGAGCAAAACCACCGCTTCCTCGGGGAGCATAA
- a CDS encoding HEAT repeat domain-containing protein, with amino-acid sequence MKDTFQPLKQRDFAMGKLLTVMLCWLAISNGPVYPAPPTDKQLEQWWKDLAKKEGISYVALLKLSQHPEQTIPFLKKHLTRLELDDRKLKKLLADLGSGDEKIAKSADQELRRFDPRLAKDVEKYFDEKLDALTLVRLVTIFAGWEFGHLEKNEILPLVTFGGHLEHTDFVYIGIKWINNEMTISCGGKTESLNNILDQSEEWLLRFRAIAILEHFGSTDAIEILQELAKGNKVVRPTKEAVEALKRLRFSLKE; translated from the coding sequence TTGAAAGATACCTTTCAGCCGCTGAAACAACGAGACTTTGCCATGGGAAAATTGCTCACAGTAATGCTCTGTTGGCTGGCCATTTCGAATGGTCCTGTATATCCGGCCCCGCCTACCGATAAACAATTGGAGCAATGGTGGAAGGATTTGGCGAAAAAAGAGGGAATTTCCTATGTTGCGCTGCTTAAGCTCTCTCAGCATCCCGAACAGACGATTCCGTTTCTGAAGAAGCATCTCACCCGACTGGAACTCGATGATAGGAAACTGAAAAAGTTGCTAGCGGATTTGGGTTCCGGGGATGAGAAAATTGCCAAATCGGCGGATCAGGAACTCCGACGATTCGATCCTCGATTAGCAAAAGACGTGGAGAAGTATTTTGATGAAAAGTTAGATGCGCTGACGCTAGTTCGATTGGTGACAATTTTTGCGGGATGGGAATTTGGGCATTTAGAAAAGAATGAAATTTTACCTCTGGTAACATTTGGCGGGCATCTCGAACATACCGATTTCGTCTATATAGGGATCAAGTGGATAAATAATGAGATGACTATATCCTGTGGTGGTAAAACAGAAAGCTTAAATAATATTTTGGATCAATCCGAAGAATGGCTTCTTCGGTTTCGAGCTATTGCGATTCTTGAGCATTTCGGTTCAACGGATGCTATCGAGATTCTTCAAGAACTTGCCAAAGGGAACAAAGTTGTACGGCCCACCAAGGAAGCCGTTGAAGCCTTGAAGAGGCTGAGATTTTCGTTGAAGGAATAA
- a CDS encoding glycosyltransferase family 4 protein, whose amino-acid sequence MIEIPTQIERQLKIAFILPGLGRVHRGAETAFLELAKSLNKFDDLDVQLFGGGSDVPADLKIHTIPLVNREKFERYPRFPIFRSENEYEEFSFISSLILRKRKEIQSFDAAIHCSFPFTNWFLRALEKRGGPRSIFITQNGDWTCRAESREYRTFHCSGLVCTKPEFYDRHKDRYRTELIPNGVDPTIFIPRKEDPSFIKDPRIPGGMHTVLMVSAFIPSKRVLDGIRSVAAIPNAFLVLAGDGPQRVEVANLLKEVLPGRHLMLGSVRKDDMPKWYRQADIFLHMSQDESFGIVYLEAASSGLAQVVHRTESTEWILGDSSIFTDTSKIESVAEGLRQLLDPETRSQMGTRARQRVLQDWTWDIQAAKYRKFLFETVRKADKWHALSHSRQLQHSRVPSQMSDFATCS is encoded by the coding sequence ATGATTGAGATCCCAACCCAAATCGAACGTCAATTAAAGATAGCATTTATTCTTCCCGGATTGGGAAGAGTTCATCGCGGAGCCGAAACGGCTTTCCTGGAATTAGCGAAAAGTCTCAATAAATTCGATGATTTGGACGTGCAATTATTTGGCGGCGGCAGTGATGTTCCCGCCGATTTGAAGATCCATACTATCCCGCTGGTGAATCGCGAGAAGTTCGAACGCTATCCCCGCTTTCCGATTTTTCGCAGCGAGAACGAGTATGAGGAATTCTCTTTCATTTCGAGTCTCATTTTGAGAAAACGCAAAGAGATCCAATCTTTCGACGCGGCCATCCACTGTTCTTTTCCTTTTACCAACTGGTTTTTGCGAGCACTCGAGAAACGGGGAGGTCCCCGCTCAATTTTCATTACGCAAAATGGCGATTGGACCTGCCGGGCTGAGAGTCGGGAATATCGCACCTTCCATTGCTCCGGTTTGGTTTGCACCAAGCCGGAATTTTACGACCGGCATAAAGATCGCTACCGGACGGAGCTGATCCCCAACGGCGTCGATCCCACGATCTTCATCCCCCGCAAAGAAGATCCTTCTTTTATCAAAGATCCGCGAATTCCCGGCGGAATGCATACGGTTTTGATGGTCAGCGCCTTCATTCCTTCGAAGCGCGTACTCGATGGCATTCGCTCGGTCGCAGCGATCCCCAATGCATTTCTCGTGCTGGCCGGCGATGGCCCGCAGCGGGTGGAAGTGGCCAACCTCCTCAAGGAAGTTTTGCCGGGCCGTCATTTGATGCTGGGATCCGTACGCAAGGACGACATGCCGAAATGGTATCGCCAGGCCGACATTTTCCTGCACATGAGCCAGGATGAATCGTTCGGAATCGTCTATCTCGAAGCGGCGTCGAGCGGTTTGGCACAAGTCGTGCATCGTACGGAAAGCACCGAGTGGATTCTCGGGGATTCATCAATCTTTACCGATACTTCCAAAATCGAATCCGTCGCGGAGGGACTCCGCCAGTTGCTCGATCCCGAGACCCGTTCCCAAATGGGAACTCGGGCCCGGCAGCGAGTGCTCCAGGATTGGACCTGGGATATCCAAGCGGCTAAATATCGAAAATTTCTCTTCGAAACGGTACGAAAGGCGGACAAGTGGCATGCTCTCAGTCATAGTCGTCAACTTCAACACTCGCGAGTACCTTCGCAAATGTCTGACTTCGCTACGTGCTCATGA
- the asnB gene encoding asparagine synthase (glutamine-hydrolyzing): MCGIAGAYGKLNDRIVDAVRVADATQKHRGPDDNGFWLDQSAGVALAHRRLSILDLSPLGHQPMIHQASGTVLIFNGEIYNYCDLRDELLSAGHTFISHSDTEVILKAYVQWGPDCIKRLEGMFALAVWNPQRRELLLARDPLGQKPFYYTFLPDGDGGQALLFSSELRSLLASGLVERKLSPSAVSNYVWNGFVPGPETIVKGVVQLPPGHLMIFKEGQKELPSPQMYWTLPPAEEGKIDPVDVEHLLKKVLKEHLATDVPLGVFLSGGIDSSAIAKMAVDVSSSPVMTFTIGFHDSNLDETEAASRIAAALNTDHTNIQLQGNEFLRLLPSAMESLDQPTFDGLNSYIVSRAVRKAGLTVALAGTGGDELFGGYRSFRDIPMANRWGRRLRSVPKPVRNFVGALASGRSQEIRPQTRWGKVQSVIETGGNLLSVYQLAYGLFTPEFANTLLGKRPNTSSFQGLPKDRFIDLLKQVQKESSLTAVSRLEFSLFLGDRLLRDTDAASMASSLEVRLPLLDRRVVEAVGKLSPEDRYFPLGQKAFLRERILRGLDPALFDSPKKGFVLPFETWCRGPLKPSLDASFNEVDTIRSIGLDPVPVQKLWKAFLDNQPGLYWSRIWSLHTIIDWCKRHQVTL; this comes from the coding sequence ATGTGTGGAATTGCCGGAGCCTACGGAAAACTGAACGACAGGATTGTCGACGCGGTTCGAGTTGCTGATGCCACGCAGAAGCATCGCGGCCCCGACGATAACGGCTTTTGGCTGGATCAGTCGGCCGGGGTTGCGCTCGCGCATCGCCGGTTGTCGATTCTGGACCTCAGCCCGCTCGGTCATCAACCGATGATTCACCAGGCTTCCGGTACCGTTCTCATCTTCAATGGCGAAATTTATAACTACTGCGATCTGCGCGACGAGTTGCTTAGTGCGGGCCATACGTTTATCTCCCATTCCGACACGGAAGTTATCCTCAAAGCGTATGTTCAGTGGGGGCCCGATTGCATCAAACGGCTGGAGGGAATGTTCGCCCTCGCCGTCTGGAATCCGCAGCGACGGGAATTGCTGCTGGCGCGCGATCCTCTGGGTCAGAAACCGTTTTACTACACCTTCCTGCCTGATGGCGACGGCGGACAGGCGCTGCTGTTCTCCTCCGAATTGCGATCATTGCTCGCTTCGGGACTGGTCGAGCGCAAGCTGTCGCCAAGTGCCGTTTCCAACTACGTCTGGAATGGATTCGTTCCCGGCCCGGAAACAATCGTTAAGGGAGTCGTGCAACTGCCACCCGGGCATTTGATGATCTTCAAGGAAGGACAGAAAGAGCTTCCGAGTCCCCAGATGTATTGGACTCTGCCCCCGGCTGAAGAGGGAAAGATCGACCCGGTCGATGTCGAGCATCTTCTGAAAAAGGTTCTGAAAGAGCATCTGGCCACCGATGTACCGTTAGGTGTCTTCCTTTCGGGAGGAATCGACTCGTCCGCCATCGCCAAGATGGCTGTGGATGTGAGTTCTTCCCCGGTGATGACCTTTACCATCGGTTTTCACGACTCCAATCTGGATGAGACGGAGGCCGCGTCGAGAATTGCCGCGGCCCTGAATACCGATCACACCAATATTCAACTGCAAGGCAACGAGTTTTTGAGACTACTGCCCTCGGCCATGGAATCGCTCGATCAGCCGACGTTCGATGGTTTGAATTCTTATATCGTCAGTCGGGCTGTGCGTAAGGCCGGCCTGACCGTGGCTCTCGCTGGCACGGGCGGTGATGAACTGTTCGGCGGGTACCGCAGTTTTCGCGATATTCCCATGGCGAATCGCTGGGGCCGACGGCTCCGCTCGGTTCCCAAGCCGGTACGTAATTTCGTCGGGGCCCTTGCCAGTGGGCGCAGCCAGGAGATCCGGCCACAGACGCGCTGGGGGAAAGTGCAAAGCGTTATTGAGACCGGCGGCAATCTGCTATCGGTCTATCAGCTGGCCTATGGACTGTTCACGCCGGAGTTTGCGAATACTCTGCTGGGCAAGCGGCCGAATACCTCGAGTTTCCAGGGGTTGCCGAAAGATCGGTTTATCGATCTTTTGAAACAGGTTCAAAAAGAGTCTTCTCTGACGGCCGTGTCGCGGCTGGAGTTCTCGCTGTTTCTGGGTGACCGCTTATTGCGGGATACCGATGCCGCGAGCATGGCCAGTTCGCTGGAAGTGCGGTTGCCGCTGCTGGATCGGCGGGTCGTGGAAGCGGTGGGCAAGCTGTCTCCGGAAGATCGTTATTTCCCCTTGGGGCAAAAGGCGTTTCTACGCGAACGGATTTTGCGCGGGCTCGATCCCGCCTTGTTCGATTCGCCCAAGAAAGGTTTTGTGTTGCCCTTTGAAACCTGGTGTCGAGGACCTTTGAAGCCGTCCCTGGATGCCAGCTTCAACGAGGTGGATACTATCCGTTCCATTGGGCTCGATCCGGTACCGGTACAAAAGCTCTGGAAGGCTTTCCTCGATAATCAGCCGGGGCTCTACTGGTCGCGCATCTGGTCGTTGCACACGATTATCGACTGGTGCAAGCGACATCAAGTGACACTGTGA